The genomic DNA CCGCCTTTTCTGGAATGGAAGAGGCACTGAAAGGAAAGGGCGGGAGCGCCATCCGATCTTTTTATGACGAATGCCACGTGCCCCTTCTTGATTTTATTGTGAAATTCAGCAGTGAATACAAGTCCACCCTCGAAAAGATCAAAAGCGAACTAAGCACCCTCGAACCAAGCTCAGACGGCTACATCCATCAACCCTTTCTCGACCAGGAACTCGAACAGAGCTTAGACCGCATCAAGCAGCATACGGAAAGCCTCGTTGCAGATGCCAATAGTACCATCAGCTCCATTTCTGATATCGTCTCCATCTCCAGCATCCAGGATTCTTCCTTCATCCAAGGCGTCCAAAGCGCCAAAACGGAATTGACTGAAACCGTCGACAAACTGACTGAGTTCGACTCCAGCCAGTCAAAGGCACTCTCCACTGCTGAAGAAGACCTCGTCATGATGGAGAATTGGATCTCTGATATCGAGGGGTTGATGCAAGATGGGAAGGTAAACGTGAATTTCCCCACCACCGTTTGGAAGGAATATGCCGAACTGAACCCTTTAACGAATAAATTGAATGGGACGACTCCTAAGATAGAAGAACTCGAAATCAAAGATGATAAGGATAAAACCGGTGATGTAAGCGGGGGTGCTAGTTCCTTCCTACTCACAGCGAAAAAGAACCTGGATCAGTTCGATCAGTTGAAGTCCAGGGGAACCCTGTCGTTCACAAGCTTGAGGACCTTCTATGCCGCGAGAAAAAATGGTCTCAAGACGTATAAGGTATGGGATCCTAAGAAAGGTCAATACGGCTACCGCATCACCGCGACACCGGATGCCCTTCGGAAGCTGGGGGTAGAACCGGACTCACGTGCGTTTAAAGAATTGATGCATGGTGTGCCTAAGGGCGGTAAGAAGCTTTCTCCTAAGCATAAGGAAATTGCTAAAAACAATACGGTCACCCTTAAATACGCGACTCAAAAGAAAGGCCAGACAGGCTGGTCACCGGTTGGTGAGAAAGTACTCGAGAAAAATCCGCACCTGAAGAATTGGAACAACAATGAACTGTCTGCCAAAGATAAATTCAAGACCATCGGTAAAGCAACGGCAAAAGGTGTCAAGGACTCATATAAGGATATCGTCGACATCAAAGGCATTGCGAAGCCCCTTCAAGAGAGCGGACCTGTCAAAGGCGTATTGAAAAGCAGCCTGAAAGGCCTTGCGCCGATCTCAGCAGGCCTTTCATTCTACGAGAATCACACAAATGCCAAAGCTGACGGATTGACCGGTGCAGAAGCAACGAAGCGCGCAACAGTGGATACGGCCATTGACGTCGGGGTTTCAAGCGGTGTACAGACGGCCTTCACTGCAGCAGGTACGGCCCTTATCCCTATCCCAGGTGTCGGTACCCTCGTCGGGATGGGCGCAGGAATCGCCGTGAATACACTCCTGAACCATAAGTTTGGTAAAGGTAAGGACGGTAAAGGTAAATCCGCTATGGACGTAGTGAAAGGCTGGTTCAGATAGCCTGCATGACGTTTAGAACAAAAGGAGCGTACCGCTTATGTTAAGAGATGTACCTGAAAGTCATTTTTATGTATTGAAAGGGCCATTCGAAAGTGGGCGTCAAAGTCCTGCTGCCCTTACACCCAGCCTGATCGTTTCGGTTTTCATCAGCTGGCTCCTTTACTTTTTAACCTACACCCTGATGGGAGGTTCATCCGCTTTCCCGGCAATTGAATTGGTGAAGGAAGCGCACTTCTACATCACCATACTGCTTTCCATCCTATGTCTGATTGCAAGCGTTCCGTCATTCTACAAGAAGTATCAGAAGGCACAATACGCCATTAGCATCTTTGCCATCCAATTCCTTTTCGGTATTTGTTTGTATCTGATATCCATGATGTTTATCGGAACACAGCAAGGCGTGACCGAGGGGAATATGAAGACGCTGCTTCTGCTGACTATCGGGGTCGGGGTCCTCCTGCTTGCAGTTACCGTCATCCGATTCTTCCGGCTGTTAAAAAACGGAGAGTATAAGTACGGATCGGCTAAGTGGAAAAGCCGGATGAACCTGGAATTGAAATCAAACGTACCGCTTGCCATCGTCATCGGTGTGAGCATTGTACTGATCCTTCAATATATCATACGAAATTTCAATGCTGATTCGCTCGAATTCTATATCATTGCGCTCATGCCCCTTGCGCTATTTTATATGATGCTCTTCATCCTGCCGGAACAATTGGTTCTTCTCTATTGTAAGAAGAGATTCACCAGCTTTAACTTTGAAGCAGATGGGAAGACCCTGAAGCGTGATACGGCAAAGGGTGAAGCCCAATTTATACCCAATGTACCAACCACTATATTGGAAAAGAAAGTGTCTCCACACGAAAAGAAGAACAGCTGGTTTCAATGAAAATAAAAACAAATGATGAAAGGGAGTAGGTCATGGCTATCGAAAAAAAATCCTTACAATTTGATCATGTATTAGTGTATAAGATGGAAGGCAAAATGGAGGACTGGCAGGAAGGCTTTGCTGTCATGGAGGAAGCAGAACTGGAACAGGTAGTATATAGGAACGGCCCCGTCATCTTTACATATGAAGCGAAGGGAGAGAGCGGGACCTTTACGTATTATATGCCGGTGAATGACGAAGTCGAGCTTGCCGATGATTCAGACATTCAATATGAACGCAGGCTGGACCTGAAAGATGCCCTCGTCTTAAGGCAGGCACAGGAAATTCAGGATTTCTCAACGGCCTTTGAACAAGTGAAAACGTATGGCGAAGTTAACGGAATTCCCCTCACAGACCAATTCTACTGTGTCCTGTTAGAGGTATACGGTGATATCATCATCGATCTCTATGTGCCGAGGAGTGTGCCTCATGCTATTCACTGATCACACCCTGACGTATAAGAATGTAGCCTCCAAGCTCTACCGATTCGCACCCGAAGAATTGGAAATGGCATTTGAAGACTTTGCAGGCATCCTGGAAAACAACGGATACAACCCAACAGGCGATCTGTTCTTCTGCATCATGAGCAACCCTCTAGAAGACGAAATCATGACAGCCGAAATCTTCCTACCGATTGAAGAAGACCGCATAGATTTACCTGAGAGTGAGAACGTTCACTTCAGAAGCTACTTCTACTTGAAGGATATGGTCATGTCCCGCGTGATGGAGAACTTTGATGAATTCTCCCAATACAAGTTCTGGGAAATCGTAGAGTACATTGAGCGAAGTGGCCAAACCCAATCGACACCGATGTTCGTTGTCTACAAGCAGTCGCCTTCAGGGAAGACCTATGTGGAGATGAGCGCGGGGGCTGAATGAAAGAATAACCCCTGACGGGTCGTCAGGGGTTATTCTTTCATTCAACATTTGTTGAAGAAGAGAACTGAAGTGGAAAAATAAATCAGCTTCCGTAAAAGGGGTCCAGATAGATTAGGGGTGGGTTCAATGTTTAGAACATTAAGAGAAAAAGACTTCGAAGCTATTAGAAATTCTGCATTAAGCAGGCAAACACCCTCTAATTTAGCAGGTGCATTCATCATTTGTATTCCATTACTTTGGTTAATGTATTTTCTAGTTTTTTATGTAGCAGGTGATGCGACGGGAGATGTCACGAATTACCCTTTATTTTCAGAAATGATGTTAATTTGTTTTTGGTTTACCGTAGTATTAACAGTATTGATGAGCGTGTTTACATTTCGGTACTTCTACATGAAATTTCAGAAGATCCAGTACATACTGGCAATTGTATTGTCTCATGCATTATTTAGCTTAAGTGTTTACTTAGCTGCACTATTTATTATAGGAAAGTCTGATAGAGTATCAGAGGATGTATTAACGAAGATAACCCTGATAAGCCTCAGTTCAATGGTGCTCGTTGTTATTGTGACTATAATAAGGTTCATTATATTACTAAATAAAGGTGCATATCGAAAAGGTACTGCGAAGGATATTCAAAGGGCTAAGTTTGAAGGGTATTCTTATGTGCCAGCTGTTGTTACAGCTTCAACAGGCTTAGTTATCAGCCTGCAAATGATTATAAGTAGCTATGGTTTTCAAGGATTCAGAGAAATTATTGTTATAGTAATCGGATTTTTAGTGATACATGTTATGAGTTTTGTTCTACCTGAACAACTAGTGATTCTCTATTGTAAATATCGTTTTAAGAGTTTTAATTTTGATAATAGAGGGGAATTACATTTAATGGAATGAAACCACTGTGGTTCATGGACTATGGTGAGGGCATTTATTAGGAGAAATATTTGTAAGCACTGGTTTTGAAAAATGGGATCTCAGACTGGAGCTGTAACGTTAATGACTAAATTACCTGTTGAGTACTATGCTGTATTAAGGAAACCCCTTGAATCAGGTAGACAAAGCCCGAAGAAGCTTGCCGAGGCTTTCTTACTAAGTGTTCCTATTGTTTGGTTATTGTACCTTGTAACTTTTACAGTAGCATCGGATTCTACAAACTATCCTAACGTGGAAAAAATTCGTACCACTCAGTTTATTATGACTGTAGTTGTTTCTATACTAGGGATTATATTTTCATTTCCAAGCATATATAGAAAAACTGGTTGGTTACAGTATGCATATAGCGTCCTATTAGCACAATTCACTTTTACTGTGTACCCATTTATCAGTGCATTTTTCATTATGGGCCAACAGGAAAATGCAAGCCGTGAAATCCTTATAAAACTGACTTATTATGCAATAATTTTAGGTATTTTAGTACTCCTGGTTACTAGTATAAGATTTTCCATCCTATTAAGAAAAGGAGCCTACAAAAAAGGGAGTAGCAGAGATGAAACGAGAAGCAAGTTTGAAAACAAATCCTACATACCAATTGCAATAGTGGCTTCTACAGGGTTTGTCCTTATTATGCAATATGCTATTCGGAAAATTCAATTCGTCTCTTTAGAAGACGCTATACTTACTTATTTACCGCTTCTTATTTGTTACGTATCCGTTTTTGTTCTTCCTGAACAAATAGTTATAACCTATTGTAAGATCCGATTTAAAGCATTTAATTATAATTCAAGAGGGTACTTACACGATATAGAGAAAATAGAACTAAAAAGGAAAAATGTTTAGTCTTTACAATGGAATGATGAATGGTAGAACCAACTCCAACTCTTTTAAAATCATTCTCCTTACCATTCGCGCTAGGTAACCATGTACAGAACGCGGGACATAATTAAGATACATTAGTTGAAATATAATTGTTGAGAAGTACTTCAGAAATGGTCGGAAAACTTGGGGTGAAAATGTGGCTGGGAAATTAACATACAATGACTTTGTCGTATTGAGAAAACCTTTTGAATCCGGGAGACAAAGTCCAAGTAATTTGGCGGCTACACTTTTATTGGGAATACCGTTTCTTTGGTTATTTTATTATTTGACCTTTTCTATTGCTGCGGAAATGACAGTATTTCCAAACGTTGAACAAATGAAGAATATTCAATTCAGTTTTACATTAATCATTTCTATTTTGTGTTTACTGTTTTCTGTACCGACAATCTATAAAAAACTTGAGTGGGTTCAATATGTCATTAATACACTGTTTTCACAACTGCTTTTTTGTGTCTACCCATTTCTTATCGCCCTATATATTTTAGGGGAACAAGACAGTGCGAGCCGGGAGTCACTTATGAACTTTACCTATATGGCACTTGCAATTGGTATCGTCATTTTTTGGGTGACTTGTGTTCGATTTTATCTATTGTTAAGAAAAGGTGCTTATAGAGAAGGAGGCAGCAAAGATCGAGTAAGAAATAGATTTGAGAAGTCCGATTACTTGCCAGTTGTAATTGTAGCTTCAACGGGACTCGTTCTGCTCATACTATATGCTATAAGAACAATACCCTCCCATTCTATTGAGGACTTACACCTGATCTATTTCGGACTGATCATTTCATATATGATGATTTTTGTGTTGCCGGAACAGCTGGTATTGATTTATTGTAAGCTGCGGTTCAAAGCATTTAATTTTAACTCCCGCGGATACTTATATGATCTAGAAGATAAAGGCCATCAATAATTATACGAAAAAGACCTAATAGTGCAGCGTAATGGCACCAGAAAGTTTTATTAAATGGCTGACTATGTTAAGGCTGAACTTCTATTCTATATGTCCAATAGTTGAGGGGGCTCTAATGAAGTGGTTTCATGAAAAAGATGTAGAAGTGTTGAGAGAGTCACTGGCTAACAGCCAATCTCCAGGAGGTTTGTCTTCAGCTCTTCTTTTTAGTGTTCCCCTGATATGGTTGCTGTATTATCTCGTATTTCATTTAGCAGGGGAAGCCGCAATATATCCTCACATAGAAAAAATAAAAGAGGGATCATTGTGGTTTCTCGTTAGTTTGACCATAGCCATCATTATGTTCTCGTTTAAGAAAATCTATAGTAAGTTTCAGAAAACCCAATATGTACTTTCAATCGTTTTCTCACAATCCCTTTTTGGAATTTTACCTTATATGGCAGTAATATTTTTAGTATGGGATCAACATACTATCACTCAGGGGGCGTTATTCAGCTTTATATATAGTACGTTGATTGTTGGGCTTCTAATCTTTGCCTGCTCACTCATAAGACTCATCATTTCAATCATGAGGGGTTCATATAGAGCCGGTTCAAAAAAACATCAGACAAGATCCAAAATGGAAAACCGTTCATATATAGGGATTGCCATTGTGAGTGGACTTTCTATTTATTATACCCTGCACTATTTGATTAGGAGTTTCGGTGGGATTGGGTTCCTTTTAGGAGAGGGCTTGATGATTCTGTTGGGACTACTTCTCTATTATGCCATGCTGTTTATCCTACCTGAACAATTAGCTATCCTTTACTGCAAAGCTGCATACAAAAGTTTTAATTTCAGTCCTATATCCGGGCGACTATACTCTATTGAGGATGTTTAATCTGGTCATTCATGAAAAATGGTTAAGACAGGATCATATTACGAAGAGGCTTCTGAAAGAATCATTATGAATAGTTACCTATTCCAC from Rossellomorea marisflavi includes the following:
- a CDS encoding ABC transporter ATPase, translated to MAGKLTYNDFVVLRKPFESGRQSPSNLAATLLLGIPFLWLFYYLTFSIAAEMTVFPNVEQMKNIQFSFTLIISILCLLFSVPTIYKKLEWVQYVINTLFSQLLFCVYPFLIALYILGEQDSASRESLMNFTYMALAIGIVIFWVTCVRFYLLLRKGAYREGGSKDRVRNRFEKSDYLPVVIVASTGLVLLILYAIRTIPSHSIEDLHLIYFGLIISYMMIFVLPEQLVLIYCKLRFKAFNFNSRGYLYDLEDKGHQ
- a CDS encoding LXG domain-containing protein, with protein sequence MKTLKVQSLQEGISRSKSMLDTLDGEIQSLKQSITAFSGMEEALKGKGGSAIRSFYDECHVPLLDFIVKFSSEYKSTLEKIKSELSTLEPSSDGYIHQPFLDQELEQSLDRIKQHTESLVADANSTISSISDIVSISSIQDSSFIQGVQSAKTELTETVDKLTEFDSSQSKALSTAEEDLVMMENWISDIEGLMQDGKVNVNFPTTVWKEYAELNPLTNKLNGTTPKIEELEIKDDKDKTGDVSGGASSFLLTAKKNLDQFDQLKSRGTLSFTSLRTFYAARKNGLKTYKVWDPKKGQYGYRITATPDALRKLGVEPDSRAFKELMHGVPKGGKKLSPKHKEIAKNNTVTLKYATQKKGQTGWSPVGEKVLEKNPHLKNWNNNELSAKDKFKTIGKATAKGVKDSYKDIVDIKGIAKPLQESGPVKGVLKSSLKGLAPISAGLSFYENHTNAKADGLTGAEATKRATVDTAIDVGVSSGVQTAFTAAGTALIPIPGVGTLVGMGAGIAVNTLLNHKFGKGKDGKGKSAMDVVKGWFR
- a CDS encoding DUF5085 family protein, translating into MLFTDHTLTYKNVASKLYRFAPEELEMAFEDFAGILENNGYNPTGDLFFCIMSNPLEDEIMTAEIFLPIEEDRIDLPESENVHFRSYFYLKDMVMSRVMENFDEFSQYKFWEIVEYIERSGQTQSTPMFVVYKQSPSGKTYVEMSAGAE